TCCAGCGGCACCGGCAGACCCGTTCCCAGGAACGAGGCGGTCAGAGCGCCGAGAAAGACCGTCGCCGATGCCATGCCCGCCGCGGCTCCCTTCGAAAACCGTTCGGGGAGCATCTCAAACGCCTATTTTTGCTGGCGCAGGTAGTCGTCGGTTCCCTCGAGCCAATCCTTCCGGGGTGGAGTGAAAAAATCGACGTCGAGTGTGTCCTCGAGAGCCTCGGCCTTGTGCGGCACGTTGGAGGGCAGCACCAGGACCTCGCCGGAGCGGACGACGAAAGGCTCCGCGTCCTCGGTGCCGATCCAGAACTTCAGGGCTCCCTCCAGAACGTACGTGAGCTGCTCGTTCTCGTGGTGGTGCATCGGCACGAGGCACCCCTTCTTCATGTACACGTGCGTCACCATGGATCGGTCGCCGGTGACGATGCGGCGATCGAGGTACTCGGTCAGCTTCTCCTTCGGCAGGTCGTCCCAGCGGACGTGCTTGACTCGGCTGTTATCGGTCACGGTTCCTCCTATTCCTCATTGCGAGCTAGAAGATGTTATTCGCCCAAGCTCCTGCGTTTCCACCGTAGCTTGACAAGGCAAGGGCACATGGTTTCAATCCCTGTCGGCAGAATGGCTCAGGGAATCCAGAAGGTCGAGCGGGACGGATGGTTCATCGACATCGAGACCCTCGACGTGTCCCGGCGACCCGATTGGGAGATCCGTGTGCTGATCCGCCGACGGAAGGAAGATCGGGAGGAGCAGCGGCGTCATCGCTTCTACGTGCCCAAAGAGCTCTCGGAGAAGATAAAACTCGACTCGCTCAAAGAAGCTCGGCGCGAGGAAAGGCTCGCTCGCGCGGCGAAGCGTGTGATCCTCCGCGAGTTCAACGAGATCTTCGCCGAGCCCGAGGGCGGTCTGGACTCGTTGAGGCCCTTGACGGAAAGCGACTTGAGAGAATGACCGAACGCTCGCCGGACAGGCTATAATTCGCTCGACATGCGGTTATCTCGCATATTGTCAATCGTTTGTGTCGGCCTCACCGCGGGTGCCGTCTCGTCGGCGGAGGCGGCCTCCGGATCGATCTACGAAGTCGCCTTGAACGATATCATCCACCGGGTCACGGCCGAGCTCGTGGTGCAAACGATCCAGGAGGCCGACGAGAACGCGGCGGCGCTGGTGTTGATTCGACTCCAGACGCCCGGTGGAACCTATTCCTCGACGCGACTCATCGTCGAGACGATCTTGAACAGCAAAACGCCGGTTGTCGTTTACGTATCACCCTCGGGTGCGCACGCCGCCTCCGCCGGATTCCTGATTCTCCTGTCTGCCGACGTCGCCGCGATGGCGCCGGGCACGAATACGGGGGCGGCGACGCCCATCGCCGGCTCGGGCCAGGATCTTCAAGAAACGTTGGAGAAGAAGGCAACTTCCGACGCCGCCGCTTATGCTCGCTCGCTCGCCGAGCGACGTGGCCGCAGCCCCGAGCTCGCGGAGAAAGCCGTGACCGAGACCCTGTCCTGGACGGCCAGCGAGGCGCTCGAAGCGGGTCTCATCGACTATGTGGCAAATACCGAAGCCGAGCTTCTCGAACGGCTGCACGGTTCCGTCGTCAGACGAGTCGACGGAAGCGAGGTCACGCTCTCGACCTCGGACGCCCCGGTGGTCGTCAAGGAGATGACGACGAAGCAAAGGCTTCTTTCCTACATCGCCAACCCCAACATCGCGGTCTTCCTCGGCCTCATCGGCCTCGCGGGACTGTATCTCGAGTTCTCCAACCCCGGCACCCTCGTGCCGGGAATCGTCGGCGCCATCGCTCTCCTACTCGCCGCCTTCGCCTTCGAGATCTTGCCCGTCAATATCGTCGGCCTGCTTCTCCTGATCGTCGGTTTCGGCATGCTCATCGTCGAAGCATTGAC
This portion of the Vicinamibacteria bacterium genome encodes:
- a CDS encoding cupin domain-containing protein, giving the protein MTDNSRVKHVRWDDLPKEKLTEYLDRRIVTGDRSMVTHVYMKKGCLVPMHHHENEQLTYVLEGALKFWIGTEDAEPFVVRSGEVLVLPSNVPHKAEALEDTLDVDFFTPPRKDWLEGTDDYLRQQK
- a CDS encoding ATP-dependent Clp protease proteolytic subunit, with product MSIVCVGLTAGAVSSAEAASGSIYEVALNDIIHRVTAELVVQTIQEADENAAALVLIRLQTPGGTYSSTRLIVETILNSKTPVVVYVSPSGAHAASAGFLILLSADVAAMAPGTNTGAATPIAGSGQDLQETLEKKATSDAAAYARSLAERRGRSPELAEKAVTETLSWTASEALEAGLIDYVANTEAELLERLHGSVVRRVDGSEVTLSTSDAPVVVKEMTTKQRLLSYIANPNIAVFLGLIGLAGLYLEFSNPGTLVPGIVGAIALLLAAFAFEILPVNIVGLLLLIVGFGMLIVEALT